caataaagaatgtgagatAACAGGATAATACATAATTTATCATTTcttttcaaaatgcttacaaaaaagtaGGACCCCAAAAAGTTACTGTGGGGCCCCATTttcatgacttgatggggtccctgtgaccccattttgaaagttcatagcgccaacactgatggagtattggtttGTGCAGAACAGCAGAAGGAGTTATAATACTAATCAAACATCATCTCAGAGACCATAGATCATTAATTTGCGggctttgactttgacacccctgttgtagattcaCAGCACATTTCTGGCTAAAATGTGCAATACTTATTTGCAGTAGTTTACTGTCAAATATATTTACAGCAAACTTACTACGGAGCTGTTATTTGACGGTTAATTACAACAAAGTTGTGACTATCCCAgcaggcccatccatccatccatcatcttccgcttatccgaggtcgggtcgcgggggcagcagcctaagcagggaagcccagatttccctctccccagccacttcgtctagctcttcccgggggatctcagcaggcacaagacattaaaacgaCATTAGGAACtttttgaattaggtcctgaccttGAGCATCTCaagcataacgttgaaacaacatgctttttgaccacatttaatcaatattgggttctgacaGTTATTTGCAAATTGAAAttaggtcattttccaaccaatattctacaaaacaaaaaaaacattgaaaccaCATGCATTTTGtcgatgtttattcaatgtcaggttgaaacgttgattcgaccattgacatttggtcatttcccaaccaatattctacaactcaaattttactttgaaataacatgctttttgacgacgtttattcaatgttgggttctgacgttgatttgaccattgaaattttgtaattacctaaccaatattctacaactccaattttactttgaaataacatgttttttaacgacgtttattcaatgttgggttcggaCGTTGATTTGATTGCAGAAAttaggtcatttcccaaccaatattttacaacacaaatacaacgttgaaacaagatgctgtttgacaacgtttattcaatgtcaggttgtgacattgatttgaccattgaaatttggtaattacccaaccaatattctacaactcaaactaaacgttgaaacaacatgctttttgacgacgtttattcaatgttgggttctgacattgatttgactgtagaaatttggtaatttcccaaccaatattttacaacacaaatacaacattgaaacaagatgctgtttgacaacgtttattcaatgtcaggttgtgacattgatttgaccattgaaatttggtaattacCCAACCAATATGCTCCAACTCAAActaaacgttaaaacaacatgctttttgatgacgtttattcaaagtcaggttggtcatttcccaaccaatattctacaactcaaaccaatattctacaacacatatacaatgttgaaacaacatgctttttgaccacgtttattcaatgttgggttctgacgttgatttgactgtagaaatttggtcatttcccaactaatgttttgcaaaacaaatacaacgttgaaacaacatgctgtctgacaacgtttattcaatgttaggttgtgacgttgaattgaccattgaaatttggtcatttcccaaccaattttctacaactcAAATTTTAGTtggaaataacatgttttttaaacaacgtttattcaatgttgggttctgacgttgatttgaccgtagatatttggtaatttcccgaccaatattttacaacacaaatacgttgaaacaacatgctttttgacaaagttcaatcaatgtcaggttgtgacgttgatttgaccattgaaatttggtcatttcccaaccaatattctacaactcaaacgttgaaacaatatgcttttggACGAAGTTTATTCAATGaagggttgtgacgttgatatgaccattgaaatttggtcatttcctaatcaaaattttacaacacaaaaacaacgttgaaacaaaattaattttgacaacgtttattcaatgccaGCTTGTGACGTtgaattgaccattgaaatttggtaatttcccaaccaatatgctACAACTCAAACTTAACattaaaaacatgctttttgatggcttttattcaatgtcaggttggtcatttcccaaccaatattctacaactcaaaccaatattctacaacacatatacaatgttgaaacaacatgctttttgaggacgATTATTcactgttgggttctgacgttgatttgactgtagaaatttggtcatttcccaaccaatattttacaacacaaatacaacgttgaaacaacatgctgtttgacaacgtttattcaatgtcagcttgtgacgttgatttgaccattgaaatttggtcatttcccaaccaatattctacaactcaaattttactttgaaataacatgtttttaatgacgtttattcaatgttgggttctgacgttgatttgactgtagatatttggtaatttcccgaccaatattttacaacacaaatacaacgttgaaacaacatgctttttgacaacgtttattcaatgtcagcttgtgacgttggtttgaccattgaaatttggtcatttcccaaccaatattctacaactcaaattttactttgaaataacatgtttttttaattacgtttattcaatgttgggttctgacgttgatttgaccgtagatatttggtcatttcccgaccaatattttacaacacaaatacaacgttgaaacaacatgctttttgaccaagttcaatcaatgtcaggttgtgacgttgatttgaccattgaaatttggtcatttcccaaccaatattccacaactcaaattttactttgaaataacatgttttttaatgacgcttattcaatgtcagcttgtgacgttgatttgaccattgaaatttggtcatttcccaacctacaacttggatccaacgttagacaccaACCTTATCTCAATTTACAagtacaactattttgcaacgtttttCAAAAgttcagttttaaaggacatacgcggccaccgctgctgctcactgcttccctcacctcccagggggtgatcaagggtgatgggtcaaataaagataataatttcttggtactttaacttaacttaatagtcaatgttgtatcaatgtcttgtgcctgctgggattaaAGATTAATCAATTTGAATTTAGAGTGATTTGTTGACTATGatttcagtattttactgtgaaataacaGTTCATTGCTGTGAGATATAAAGGTGTTGTTATAAAGTAAATTTTGATAACAGGGTTTTACTGTGAAAAATACTTTTTAGGTGCTGTGAAAACCTGACATTGTGTTTTCAGTGATCCTAAAATTGTTATGAAAAGCCTGATGCAACGTCATAGacgagaaatataaccttagaggaaaatctaattcaaaacgtttgtatgcacgtacaacaatcaaaacctttagcatatcagtatgtggaattaaatgatggaatggattaactaaataaatcaaacaaagcaccaatgaCTCAGTTTGAGATTGTTCAAACGACAAGTGTTCataaagtacaaagaaaaatacttatgataaacatcttgaaccctttttttttcttttttttttagataaagattatttatgtatttaatattttttacttactatggtatattatttatttgttatgtattcacagttttttttacaaccagagaacaaggaaatgggataaaatggtttgggtatgaaaaggggtaggattaaataagctctgcatcctactccttttcggacatgctgtactgaaacaactggaaatatgtctGAACGctatggagcattcacacaattagttgaataataaatagatgcattttggtgtagaaaaccatatgagataggcgccagcgccccccgcgaccccgaaagggaataagcggtagaaaatggatggatggatggatggatggaaaaccatatgtgtgaatgctttggagcagtcACACAATAATTTGGAGTattcacacaaaaataaatagattCATTTTGGTTTAGAAAACCCTatatgtgaatgctttggagcgttcacacaatatATACATGAATTTtggtgaagaaaaaaatatgtgtgAATACTTTGGAGCAGTCACACtctaataaatagatgaattttggtgtaaaaaaacatatgtgtgaatgtcttggagcattcacacaataagttgaATAACAAATTGATGaatgttggtgtagaaaaccatatgtgtgaatagTTTGGAGCAGTCACACTAATAATAATTTGGAGCATTCGCacaaaaataaatagattaattttggtgtagaaaaccataaatGTGAAttatttggagcattcacacaatataaATATCAATTTTGGtttagaaaaacatatgtgtgaatgtcTAGGAGCGTTCGTACAATAAGTTGAATaacaaataggtgaattttggtgtagaaaaccatctGTGTGAATACTTTGGAGcagtcacacaataataataatttggaaCGTTCACACGATACTAAATAGATGAAgtttggtgtagaaaactatgTGTGAATACTTTGGAGCAGTCACACAATAcgttgaataataaatagatgaattttggtttAGAAAACCATATgcgtgaatgctttggagcagtcACACAATAATAATTTGGAGCATTcgcacaataataaatagatgaattttggtgtagaaaaccatatttgTGAATgtcttggagcattcacacaataagttgaATAATGAATAGTTGAGATTTGGTGTAggaaaccatatgtgtgaatactcagtagcctagtggttagattgtccgccctgagatcggtaagtcgtgagttcaaaccccagccgagtcataccaaagactataaaaatggcacccattacctccctgcttggcactcagcatcaaggttgggaattgggggttgaatcaccaaaaattattcccgggcgcggccaccgctgctgctcactgctcccctcacctccaagggggtgatcaagggtgatgggtcaaatgagcgaataatttcgccacacctagtgtgtgtgtgtgtgtgtgtgtgtgtgacaatcatgggttcTTTAACTTGTTAACTTAACTTTGGAGcagtcacacaataataataatttagagcaggggtctcaaactctctCTACCTGGGGTCCACTGGATGCAGATTttaggtgaggctgggctgcaagaaaatatttcttaaaaaaatgtttgcatacttTTCAGCATGTCGAGTTGTATattgacgtttcaaattgtatcccttgcgcaactttctctgtgcaaataagtaaatatatttgtatttagccgacgcacggagagtaATGTtaattccgcaatgtgtgtcgttccgcttttcctccctacagcaacacggtggTCGGCAGATAATCTGGCGGATTATCCCCTCGCTactgggatagcgagcgcaaaaaagtgacggctcccggagtgttatccggcgtcatattgaaatatatgtagtgttcatcgtgtgaggcactGCAAATTACtgcatttccttgaatagccactggggcgctaattaatataaaacctcttctcactcctgcgcttattcaaggcatgcggtaaaagtaagcaggcgccaataattttaaaaccccttctcacccctgcgcttactaatggcatgcagtaaaaatttgagtatgacaaaaaaaaaaaaaaaaaaaaaattcttcagcggccgcagcccggtggttggggaccactggtctacaacatgtcatcgcgaccgcctttacacaacgctatctgcgtgccggccggacgcatgcatttcactgcttctcacacgagattgcaatgcatacttggtcaacagccataccttttacactgatggttgtaatataaacaactttaacactcttactgatatgcgccacactctgtgaacccacaccaaacacatttctggagaacatcggctctgtaacacattataaacgcaacataagaattacccacaatgccatccatccatgactcttggctatattaaaCACGCACccccaaccgacgcacggagagggggggtGAGAGGGGgtgagggggcggggtttggtggtagcggggtgtataatatagccaagagtcatggatgcatggcattgtgggtaattcttatgttgcgtttataatgtgttacagagccgatgatctcccaaaatgtgtttggtgtgggttcacagagtgtggcacatattagtaagagtgttaaagatgttttatatcacaaccatcagtgtgatctgtatggctgtgaaaAAAAGAAACCGGGTtcacacatagtaaaagcaaaaaaaacctcctTCGCCATTTTGAacatgacgacaggggaagcgtcactcgtgacgtcatgaatttgacccagagttaaaagtaagcatgcgctaatacatTTGGGGAGCGattttgacctggcagtaattcaaggcaggcgcatattacatgcccggcggctattcaaggaaatacagtaaacaataaaaaataaaaaaacaatgatttgaattggtccaggttcttggggactgttattactgccGGACAGGTGTTGAAGTGTGGTccaggtgtgactgcagccaggcacgtaagaaaaccctcgtctccatggcaacgtctctgtcgctttaactcatttgccgcttttccactaacgcagaggtaggcaacccagaacgttggaagagcaattttggacccaaataacacaacgctgtcaaacgccattcatataaaacttacgGGGCCGCActgacattaaactttcatattaaggtgggggccgcaaaataacatcccgcgggccgcaattggctcgtgggccgcatgtctgagaccccggatttagagcattcacacaataataaatagatgaattttggtgttgtGGTGCATTACACTTACAATGAAGAAAATAACAGAGTGCGGTATTTGTATTGCATGCCAAAGATCGTTGCAACAACAAACCTGTCGGGAGTAGAAAGATATTTCTGCTTCTCGAAGCGTTTTTCCAGACCCATAAGTTGGAGTTCGGTGAAGACGGTTCTGCTCCGGCGGCCTTTCTTGTTCTTCTTGCCGTCGGCGGCGTCCTGCAGGTCCGCGTGAGCCCGCAGGAGGTGCAGGTCCAGTGGCACATGGTGGTGAGACGCCCCGCCGCCGCCGTGCTGCTGCAGGGCCGAGGAGGCGGACAGCAGCGGAGGTCCGAGGGGAGACATGGAGAACTTGACCAGGTTCTCATGGTCCGCCTTTAACACTTGGAACACAACCTTTCACGTCACTATCATAGCCCCATTGATCATATCTCACGCTACTTTCACGTCACTATCATAGCCTTATTAATCATATCTCTCCTAATATTACactcaaaatccatccatccatccatttttttttaccgcttgtcccttttggggtcgcggagcctatcacagctgaaAATCATCACAATCAAATACTGTCTCAAACattcatatatattttaaatcAGCACATTCGTTACTAACCTGAAAATTTGTATTTCTATTGAAACATAATTATTacttaaaacaggggtcaccaacctttttaaaaccaagagctacttcttgggtactgattaatggaaagggctaccagattgatacacacttaaataaatggccagaaatagccaatttgctcaatttacctttaataaataaatgtatatatataaaaaaaatgtctgtcattccgtcgtttttttccttttacggaaggttttttgtagaaaataaatgatgaaaaaaaacaccttaATTTTACGATTTaagagaggagaaaacagggaaaaaaaagaaaatagaattttgaaacatagtttaccttcaatttcgactttttaaaattcaaaattcaaccgaaaaaatgaagagaaaaacttgctaattcgtatctttttgaaaaaattttgaaaaaataatttatgcaacatcattagtaattttttcctgattagaattttgatgacatgttttaaataggttaaaatccaatctgcatttgttagaatatataacaaattggatcaagctatatttctaacaaagacaaatcattatttcttctaaattttccagaacaaaaatttaaaaagactagggaataagatttaaattagattctacagattttctagatttgccagaataatttttttgaactttaatcataataaatttgaagaaatatttcacaaatattcatcggaaaaaaagaagctaaaatgaagaattaaatgaaaatgtatttattattctttacaataaaaaaataaatttacttgaacatttgatttaaattgtctggaaagaagaggaaggaatttaaaaggtaaaaaggtatatttgtttaaaaatcctaaaatcatttttaaggttgtattttttctctaaaattgtctttctacaagttatgagaagcaaagtaaaaaaaatgaatgtattcaaacaagtgaagaccaagtctttaaaatattttcttggattttcaaattctatttgagttttgtctctcttagaattaaaaatgttgagcaatgCGAGTCCAGCTtgtgagtaaataaatacaattttaaaaatagaggcagctcactagtaagtgctgctatttgagctatttttagaacaggccaaagggcgactcatctggtccttacgggcgacctggtgcccgcgggcaccgcgttggtgacccctgacttacaATGAATGTATACTACgaaaaattaaaatagaaatggttgttaattacacaatattattgtttttaattgtcATGTGTAATAGATATTGAAATATGAGACAAGTATAACAATATGAATAAGAGAGATGATTCGCGTATTAATAACTCTTATTGTGAAtgttgcctatctgtgttggccccgtgatgaggtggcaacttgtccagggtgtaccccgacttctgcccgaatgcagctgagataggctccagcgaccccaaaaaggacaagcggtagaaaatgatggatggacaTCACAGTCAAATACTTCGTTCAAcattcatatgtacatacacgtATTTTAAATCAGCACATTCGTTACAAATCTGAAAATATGTATTTCTATTGAAAAAGAATACTCACTTACAATAAATGTATACTACAACAAATTAAAATAGAAATtgttaattacacaatattttttttgaaatGTCATGTGTAATAAACACTGAAATATGAGACAAGTATAATAATAGGAATAAGATGATTcgcatatttattatttacattacgGACATATTGTAATAAAATATGACTCAGTGTGTTGATACACAATTAAACTCTTGTGTTCTTAAATGTATCCAACACGTTATTATtcgtaattttttattattattttagcattatttgttgctgattgcttttgtgggttttttttaaccGTTTGTCTCTTTCGCGCTATTATTGATATGCACAGTGACGATGAAGGTCACACTGTATtctgttatttcacttttattattattattattattgtagaaTTTTTAGCTGCTGCTGattgctggtgttttttttttgttttttttaccgtttgtctCTTTCGCGCTATTGTTGACAATGAAGGTTATATTCTAGTCTATTTCATGTTAATTAAGGATGAAATACAGCGACTTTATTGTGacgtaaaggtaaaaaaaacaactttacacGACAAGAAGACAATGTTTTGGATCAAATTGCTCCTTCAGGCTCATAAATTGTGAAAGTATATTTGATATCATCTTTGATGACAATTATTAATAAGGTGCAATTAGCAGACAACAGGGCGGAAAAACCTGCAAAAGGCGTCAGAAAACCAAGTTTTTTGTGCGTGAATCATAAACACGAAGACTACAAGATTGGACAGAAAACTAGTCGAAGTAGAAAATATCTTGAACgaaataatttttttcatgttggaattaactttattttgtaaaattaaaatgttttattatagcATTATCAGTAAAGTGTCACCTTTTGAATTTTAAAACGACATTAATGTTTTGTTTTAGAATGTTTAATAATTGTAGAGTTTTAATAATCTTACAATGTTTTGATGAGTGTTTTAATAATATGGAATAATATAATAACATTCAaatgtaatattaaatacaattcgaatgttttaatattatgtttgaatacacttTATTTTATgccattaaaatgttttattataacaTTATTAGTCATGTGTCACCTTTTGAATTTTATAAATACATTAATGTTTTATATTAGAATGTTTAATAATTTGAGTGTTTTAATTATCTTAGAATGTTTTTGATGACATTGTTTTAGTAATATTTACTAATGGAATGACATTCTAATGTAATATTACAACAACTCAATACAATTCAAATGTTTAACAATATAATGTTTGAATAACTTTTATTTTATGACattaaaatatgttaaaatagcATAATCAGTGATGTTTCACTATTTGAATTTTATAATGAATATTATAATGTTTAATAACTTTAGAGTATTCTAATATGTTTTAAAAACGTTGGAAGGTTTTGATGACATtgttttaataatatttaatactaCAATAACATTCAAATGCAATATTAGAGCAATTCAATGCAATTCGAATGTTAGAATACCCTTTACTTTATAACATTACAATGTTTTAATATAGCATTATCAGTAATGTAGCACCTTTTGAATTTTATAGTGACATTAATGTTTTCTTTTATAATTTTTAATAAATTTAGAGTGTTTTAATATGATTTGTAAACGTTAGAAGGTTTTGATGACattgttttaataaaaattaatagtaGAATAACATTCAAATGTAGTATTAGCGCAATTCAATGCACTTTGAATGTTTTACATTATAATGTTTGAATAACTTTTATTTTATAACATTACAATGTTTTAATGCAGCATTATCAGTCACCTTTTGAATTTTAtatagacattttttttatatattataaggTTTAatcattttacagttttttattatgttttaaaaacgTTTTGATGACATTGTTTTAATAACAAAATAACATTCAAAGGTAATATTGGAGCAATTGAATACGATTCGAATGTTTCAATTTCAGAACTTTTAATTTGAGAacgttttaataacattgaatTGTTTTCAGTAGTAttacaatgttttattattggacTATTTTTAATATGATCAATAATAACATTTACAGTATGTTGTAAATACTTTTGCAGCTGTGTGAATATTGCAaggcatgttttgttttgtcaactCCTCACATCAACGTATATGTAATAATTAATAATAGagcatgcaatatatatatatatatatatatatatatattattttattttatttttttacaggcattttgctgcgtcatttagaaaaaaatatatcggTATGTTTTATAAATATCGTAGATATATATTTAACTTTTTAACGTGGGGGCTTATTTTAgattggtaataataataataatacaagtataCATGGGCTGCGAGTTCGGGTGTAAAAAATATGAAGAAGTATagttatatacatccatccattttcctaccgcttgtcccttttatagAGTGTCATTAGAAAGAAAGAAGAAGATATTTACCATGCATGCTGTGAAAGGCTGCGGTGGACAAGAGGGTGTTGACTCCGAACTTGAGAAGTTCTCCTGTGGGAGCAGAAAGTTTGTGTGGATGTTGAAGTAGTTGTTGTTGGTggtgttgttgttgctgctgttGTTGGTGGTGGTGTTGGTGATCCGTGAGGATTTCCTCCATCATGAAAGTTCTGTAACGGTGTGTTGTCCTGCACGCTTGCACGCACAGAGAAGACATCATGTCTGCAGGACGATGCATCTTCTATTTCTTCTATAGAGAACCACTTCTTCTACTCATGAGAGAAACATGTCGTAGTCCTGCTGCTGGTATCTCCGCTGCACTTCTTGGACGAACTTTctgctcctcttcttcctcctcctcttcttttccaagaaaagaaaagaaggaaagaaagaaagaaagaaaatctTCTTGTGGGAGGAGGATCTCCACTTTGCTGGAGACTATTACTAAGCCCCACCCCTTTTTTGACGTACAACTTCTATCAACTATCACACGCACACTATTTCAGCCtggtagggacaagcggtaggaaatggatgaatgtgtTGCTAAATGTATTGATGTAAGTCAggagtcaccaacacggtgctCGCAGGGAaacaggtagcctgtaaggacctgATGAGTccctctggcctgttctaaaaatggctcaaatagcagcacttaccagtgagctgcctcaaatttttaaatttgatttatttactagcaagctggtctcgctttgctcgacatttttaattctaagagagacaaaactcaaatagaatttgaaaatccaagaaaatattttaaagacttggtcttcacttgtttcaataaattcatttatttttttactttgctttttataactttcagaaagacaattttagagaaaaaatataactttaaaaatgattttaggatttttaaacacatatacctttttaccttttaaattccttcctcttctttcctgacaatttaaatcaatgtccaagtaaatttattttttttattgtaaataataataaatacattttaatttaattcttcattttagcttctgttttttcgacaaagaatatttgtgaaatatttcttcaaacttatttttattaaaataaaatagaatatattctggcaaatctagaaaatctttagaatcaaatgtaaatgttatttcaaagttttttgaatttcttttaaaatttgtgttctggaaaatgtagaagaaataattatttgtctttgttagaaatatagcttggtccaatttgttatatattctaacaaaatgcagatttgattttaacctattcaaaacatgtcatcaaaattaatcttaatcaggaaaaattactaatattccataaattcttttttaaattttttcaaaaagatacgaattagctagttttttttttcttcttttttccggttgaattttgaattttaaagagtcgaaattgaagataaactacgtttcaaaattgaattttcattttttccctgttttctcctcttttaaaccgttcaattaaatgttttttccatcatttattctctacaaaaaaaacttccataaaaggaaaaaaaatgtacgacggaatgacagacagaaatacaaatttttgcatatatatatatatatatatatatatatatatatatatataaaaggttaattgagcaaattggctatttctggtcatttatttaaatgtgtatcaaactggtagcccttcgcaataatcagtacacaagaagtagctcttggtttcaaaaaggttgatgacacCTGATGTAAGTTGTCTGTGAATATGAGTCTGACAGCATTAATGTGTTTACAAGTACTGCATCTTAACATTGATACTTTGCACAGGTTATCGTGTgactgctccaaagcattcacacaaatggtttttacaccaaaattcatctatgtTATTCAACTTATTGTGCAAATGCTCCAAGACATTCACaccaaaatgtatctatttattattgtgtgaccGCTCCAAagtattcacacatatggttttctacatacaaaattcatctatttattg
Above is a genomic segment from Nerophis ophidion isolate RoL-2023_Sa linkage group LG02, RoL_Noph_v1.0, whole genome shotgun sequence containing:
- the barx1 gene encoding homeobox protein BarH-like 1 isoform X2, with the translated sequence MHRPADMMSSLCVQACRTTHRYRTFMMEEILTDHQHHHQQQQQQQHHQQQLLQHPHKLSAPTGELLKFGVNTLLSTAAFHSMHVLKADHENLVKFSMSPLGPPLLSASSALQQHGGGGASHHHVPLDLHLLRAHADLQDAADGKKNKKGRRSRTVFTELQLMGLEKRFEKQKYLSTPDRSCRVFGLESASSENLVPKQEDEVEENGAAGRRLGVSD
- the barx1 gene encoding homeobox protein BarH-like 1 isoform X1 encodes the protein MHRPADMMSSLCVQACRTTHRYRTFMMEEILTDHQHHHQQQQQQQHHQQQLLQHPHKLSAPTGELLKFGVNTLLSTAAFHSMHVLKADHENLVKFSMSPLGPPLLSASSALQQHGGGGASHHHVPLDLHLLRAHADLQDAADGKKNKKGRRSRTVFTELQLMGLEKRFEKQKYLSTPDRIDLAECLGLSQLQVKTWYQNRRMKWKKMVLQGGGLESPTKPKGRPKKNSIPSSEQERNVAAAETTSQESNSHSDHTQLQ